Genomic DNA from Candidatus Poribacteria bacterium:
TTGTTCTTGAAGGTGAACCAGAACCATGCTGTGGCGGGGATGAGAACGGCGATCGAGTATCCCAGCAGGTCCCTTACCTTCCTCATCGCAGTCCTACTCCTTTCGTCTTGATCGAAGACCAGAGGGTGTTAAGTAGATTCAGAGGCTTCACGACTGTATATCCTCCCCACCAATCGGGGGTCTGCTTCCCCTCATTTAAATCCCTTGTAAGCTGCTCAACCAAGTTACTTGAAATATCGATAACATATAAGTTCGGTGGCGAACCGTCCTCCTCGGCTGAAAATACAAGCCTTCTCCCATCAGGTAACCAGTCAACCTTACCCATCTGACAGAGCGCTAATCCCTTGGGTAGCTTGAGTTTCATATCTCTCTTCCTAACAAGATCGTATATGTGTATGCTATTCTC
This window encodes:
- a CDS encoding PD40 domain-containing protein; its protein translation is TGHDDKYPSWSYDERKIAFTRSDDIFIIDLRTNELIPITRTPTVREAYPMWAPDEYRIAYTSYDPQTGENSIHIYDLVRKRDMKLKLPKGLALCQMGKVDWLPDGRRLVFSAEEDGSPPNLYVIDISSNLVEQLTRDLNEGKQTPDWWGGYTVVKPLNLLNTLWSSIKTKGVGLR